A region from the Benincasa hispida cultivar B227 chromosome 8, ASM972705v1, whole genome shotgun sequence genome encodes:
- the LOC120083014 gene encoding nicalin-1 isoform X2 produces the protein MAPRKPREPQVLDSFYPILALVFILVACVELCDAATVVDVYRLIQYDISGVPFGSRAATLNHHASSLHFPSAADLSRSVLIIPLSELNITFLQECISQKKRLGGLLVLLPKIFDSDGPENDDIKSPHNGEGMIKNLLVELERLLIHSTIPYPVYFASEGEDIDAVLADVKNNDATGQLATATTGGYKLVVSAAEPRKLVSSTITNIQGWLPGLKSDGDASQLPTIAIVASYDTFGAAPELSVGSDSNGSGVVALLEIARLFSLLYSNPKTRGRYNLLFGLTSGGPYNYNGTHKWLQSFDHRLRESIDYAICLNSIGSWDDKLWLHVSKPPENAYIKQIFEDFSNVAEDLGFKVDLKHKKINISNPRVAWEHEQFSRLRVTAATLSELSAAPELLERTGGLADNRLFLNESKIANSIKLVAESIAKHIYRYEGKNIQVFADDSSLAVNPTYIRLWLDLLSRTPRVAPFLSKDDPFISALKKELEVHTHDVGLQHEVFDGMFTFYDSTAAKLHVYQVASVTFDLLLLLVLGSYLVLLFCFLVITTRGLDDLIGLFRRPPSRKVKTA, from the exons ATGGCTCCTCGTAAACCCCGCGAGCCACAAGTTCTCGATTCCTTCTACCCTATCCTCGCCCTTGTATTCATTCTAGTTGCCTGTGTCGAGCTCTGTGACGCTGCTACTGTCGTCGATGTCTACCGTCTCATTCAATACGATATCTCTGGTGTTCCCTTTGGATCCCGCGCCGCCACACTCAATCACCATGCTTCTTCTCTTCATTTTCCCTCTGCTGCTGATCTCTCTCGCTCTGTTCTCATCATTCCTCTTTCTGAACTCAATATCACCTTTCTCCAAG AATGTATATCTCAGAAAAAGCGTCTGGGAGGTCTGTTGGTTTTGCTTCCCAAGATTTTTGACTCGGATGGCCCGGAAAATGATGACATTAAATCTCCACATAATGGAGAGGGGATGATCAAGAATTTATTGGTTGAACTTGAACGGTTGCTTATACATTCTACTATACCT TATCCTGTATATTTTGCTTCAGAAGGTGAAGATATTGATGCTGTTTTGGCTGATGTCAAGAACAATGATGCCACTGGTCAGCTTGCAACCGCAACTACTGGCGG GTACAAGCTTGTTGTTTCAGCAGCAGAGCCAAGGAAACTTGTATCTTCCACGATTACCAATATTCAG GGTTGGCTGCCTGGACTTAAATCTGATGGGGATGCTAGTCAACTCCCAACAATTGCTATTGTAGCATCATATGATACATTTGGCGCTGCTCCT GAATTATCTGTGGGAAGTGATAGCAACGGAAGTGGAGTTGTTGCACTTCTTGAAATTGCAAGGttgttttctcttctttattcCAATCCTAAGACAAGAGGAAGGTACAATCTACTTTTTGGGCTCACTTCTGGTGGGCCTTACAACTACAACGGGACTCATAAG TGGCTTCAAAGCTTTGATCACCGACTCCGTGAGAGTATTGACTATGCTATTTGCTTAAATAGTATTGGCTCATGGGATGACAAATTATGGCTGCATGTCTCCAAGCCTCCAGAAAATGCCTACATTAAGCAAATCTTTGAA GATTTCTCAAATGTTGCCGAGGATTTGGGCTTCAAAGTTGATCTGAAGCACAAgaagattaatatttcaaaccCTCGA GTAGCCTGGGAGCATGAACAGTTTTCAAGATTGAGAGTAACTGCTGCTACCCTTTCTGAACTTTCTGCTGCTCCTGAGCTTTTGGAAAGGACTGGAGGTTTGGCTGACAACAG ATTGTTTTTGAACGAGAGTAAAATTGCCAACAGTATCAAGTTAGTTGCCGAGAGTATTGCA AAGCATATTTACAGATACGAAGGAAAGAATATACAAGTATTTGCAGATGATAGCAGTTTGGCGGTCAATCCAACTTATATTCGATTATGGTTGGATCTTTTGTCACGAACGCCTCGAGTTGCTCCATTCCTGTCAAAAGATGACCCTTTCATATCGGCATTAAAAAAG GAACTGGAGGTCCATACCCATGATGTGGGCTTGCAACATGAAGTATTTGACGGGATGTTCACCTTTTACGATTCAACTGCAGCTAAACTTCACGTATACCAG GTTGCTAGTGTGACATTCGACTTGCTTTTGCTTTTGGTCTTGGGATCTTATTTAGTTTTACTCTTCTGTTTCCTCGTGATCACAACCAGG GGTCTCGATGATCTGATCGGTCTATTTAGACGCCCTCCTTCCCGAAAAGTAAAAACAGCTTGA
- the LOC120083014 gene encoding nicalin-1 isoform X1 → MAPRKPREPQVLDSFYPILALVFILVACVELCDAATVVDVYRLIQYDISGVPFGSRAATLNHHASSLHFPSAADLSRSVLIIPLSELNITFLQECISQKKRLGGLLVLLPKIFDSDGPENDDIKSPHNGEGMIKNLLVELERLLIHSTIPYPVYFASEGEDIDAVLADVKNNDATGQLATATTGGYKLVVSAAEPRKLVSSTITNIQGWLPGLKSDGDASQLPTIAIVASYDTFGAAPELSVGSDSNGSGVVALLEIARLFSLLYSNPKTRGRYNLLFGLTSGGPYNYNGTHKWLQSFDHRLRESIDYAICLNSIGSWDDKLWLHVSKPPENAYIKQIFEDFSNVAEDLGFKVDLKHKKINISNPRVAWEHEQFSRLRVTAATLSELSAAPELLERTGGLADNRLFLNESKIANSIKLVAESIAKHIYRYEGKNIQVFADDSSLAVNPTYIRLWLDLLSRTPRVAPFLSKDDPFISALKKELEVHTHDVGLQHEVFDGMFTFYDSTAAKLHVYQVASVTFDLLLLLVLGSYLVLLFCFLVITTRKGALRTFVIKHSPLKTIVYRDFSSVGVT, encoded by the exons ATGGCTCCTCGTAAACCCCGCGAGCCACAAGTTCTCGATTCCTTCTACCCTATCCTCGCCCTTGTATTCATTCTAGTTGCCTGTGTCGAGCTCTGTGACGCTGCTACTGTCGTCGATGTCTACCGTCTCATTCAATACGATATCTCTGGTGTTCCCTTTGGATCCCGCGCCGCCACACTCAATCACCATGCTTCTTCTCTTCATTTTCCCTCTGCTGCTGATCTCTCTCGCTCTGTTCTCATCATTCCTCTTTCTGAACTCAATATCACCTTTCTCCAAG AATGTATATCTCAGAAAAAGCGTCTGGGAGGTCTGTTGGTTTTGCTTCCCAAGATTTTTGACTCGGATGGCCCGGAAAATGATGACATTAAATCTCCACATAATGGAGAGGGGATGATCAAGAATTTATTGGTTGAACTTGAACGGTTGCTTATACATTCTACTATACCT TATCCTGTATATTTTGCTTCAGAAGGTGAAGATATTGATGCTGTTTTGGCTGATGTCAAGAACAATGATGCCACTGGTCAGCTTGCAACCGCAACTACTGGCGG GTACAAGCTTGTTGTTTCAGCAGCAGAGCCAAGGAAACTTGTATCTTCCACGATTACCAATATTCAG GGTTGGCTGCCTGGACTTAAATCTGATGGGGATGCTAGTCAACTCCCAACAATTGCTATTGTAGCATCATATGATACATTTGGCGCTGCTCCT GAATTATCTGTGGGAAGTGATAGCAACGGAAGTGGAGTTGTTGCACTTCTTGAAATTGCAAGGttgttttctcttctttattcCAATCCTAAGACAAGAGGAAGGTACAATCTACTTTTTGGGCTCACTTCTGGTGGGCCTTACAACTACAACGGGACTCATAAG TGGCTTCAAAGCTTTGATCACCGACTCCGTGAGAGTATTGACTATGCTATTTGCTTAAATAGTATTGGCTCATGGGATGACAAATTATGGCTGCATGTCTCCAAGCCTCCAGAAAATGCCTACATTAAGCAAATCTTTGAA GATTTCTCAAATGTTGCCGAGGATTTGGGCTTCAAAGTTGATCTGAAGCACAAgaagattaatatttcaaaccCTCGA GTAGCCTGGGAGCATGAACAGTTTTCAAGATTGAGAGTAACTGCTGCTACCCTTTCTGAACTTTCTGCTGCTCCTGAGCTTTTGGAAAGGACTGGAGGTTTGGCTGACAACAG ATTGTTTTTGAACGAGAGTAAAATTGCCAACAGTATCAAGTTAGTTGCCGAGAGTATTGCA AAGCATATTTACAGATACGAAGGAAAGAATATACAAGTATTTGCAGATGATAGCAGTTTGGCGGTCAATCCAACTTATATTCGATTATGGTTGGATCTTTTGTCACGAACGCCTCGAGTTGCTCCATTCCTGTCAAAAGATGACCCTTTCATATCGGCATTAAAAAAG GAACTGGAGGTCCATACCCATGATGTGGGCTTGCAACATGAAGTATTTGACGGGATGTTCACCTTTTACGATTCAACTGCAGCTAAACTTCACGTATACCAG GTTGCTAGTGTGACATTCGACTTGCTTTTGCTTTTGGTCTTGGGATCTTATTTAGTTTTACTCTTCTGTTTCCTCGTGATCACAACCAGG AAAGGGGCTCTTAGGACCTTTGTTATCAAGCACTCGCCACTCAAGACTATTGTGTATAGAGACTTTTCAAGCGTAGGAGTAACCTAA